The Chroicocephalus ridibundus chromosome 20, bChrRid1.1, whole genome shotgun sequence genome has a window encoding:
- the TMCC2 gene encoding transmembrane and coiled-coil domains protein 2 isoform X1, whose amino-acid sequence MKRCRSDELRQPEEEPGAAGEPPGPAAMEAKPGEAAAAAAPEASAVPPPRTKPPDLKKIQQLSEGSMFGHGLKHLFHSRRRSREREHQNSQDSLPPHYGMSDHDSPDEKERSPEMHRVSYAMSLHDLPARPTAFNRVLQQIRSRPSIKRGTSLHSGSRRAKSGSLEPQKGSPHLVRKAPQDSSLTAILHQHQGRPRSSSTTDTAILLAESGAVYLLTEDTECLADKLDKGDVTALSLPSAAGHGDADGTVCLDVPDGTPDPHRTKAAIEHLHQKILKITEQIKIEQEARDDNVAEYLKLANNADKQQASRIKQVFEKKNQKSAQTIAQLHKKLEHYHKKLKEIEQNGPSRQPKDVFRDMHQGLKDVGANVRSSISGFGGGVVEGVKGGLSGLSQATHTAVVSKPREFASLIRNKFGSADNIAHLKDTLDDGHPEEASRALSGSATLVSSPKYGSDDECSSATSGSAGGSNSGAGPGGLGSPKSNTLDSHHNNFDTILEELREIKDSQSHLEDSMEDLKAQLQRDYTYMTQCLQEERYRYERLEEQLNDLTELHQNEMTNLKQELASMEEKVAYQSYERARDIQEAVESCLTRVTKLELQQQQQQVVQLEGVENANARALLGKFINVILALMAVLLVFVSTIANFITPLMKTRMRILSTALLVLFLFFLWKHWDSITYFLEHVLLPS is encoded by the exons aAAATCCAGCAGCTGTCCGAAGGGTCCATGTTTGGCCATGGCCTGAAGCACCTTTTCCACAGCCGCCGGCGGTCGCGGGAGCGGGAGCACCAGAACTCGCAGGACTCGCTGCCGCCGCATTACGGCATGTCTGACCACGACTCCCCCGACGAGAAGGAGAGGTCCCCGGAGATGCACCGCGTCTCCTACGCCATGTCCCTGCACGACCTCCCGGCGCGTCCCACCGCCTTCAACCGGGTGCTGCAGCAGATCCGCTCTCGCCCCTCCATCAAGCGCGGCACCAGCCTGCACAGCGGCAGCCGGCGGGCCAAGAGTGGCTCGCTGGAGCCCCAGAAAGGGAGCCCCCACCTCGTCCGCAAGGCCCCCCAGGACAGCAGCCTCACCGCCATCCTGCATCAGCACCAGGGCCGCCCCAGGTCCTCCTCCACCACCGACACTGCCATCCTCCTGGCCGAGAGCGGGGCCGTCTACCTGCTCACCGAGGACACCGAGTGCCTGGCCGATAAG CTGGACAAGGGGGACGTGACCGCGCTCAGCCTGCCCTCCGCCGCCGGGCACGGCGATGCCGACGGCACCGTCTGCCTGGACGTCCCCGATGGCACCCCAGACCCTCACAGGACAAAAGCCGCCATCGAGCACCTGCACCAGAAGATCCTcaagatcacggagcagatcaAGATCGAGCAGGAGGCGCGGGATGACAACGTGGCCGAGTACCTGAAGCTGGCCAACAACGCGGACAAGCAGCAAGCCTCCCGCATCAAGCAGGTTTTTGAGAAGAAGAACCAGAAGTCGGCGCAGACCATTGCACAGCTGCACAAGAAGCTGGAGCACTACCACAAGAAGCTGAAGGAGATCGAGCAGAACGGCCCTTCCCGGCAGCCCAAGGATGTCTTCCGGGACATGCACCAGGGTCTTAAGGACGTGGGTGCCAACGTTCGCTCCAGCATCAGCGGCTTCGGCGGTGGCGTGGTGGAGGGCGTCAAGGGAGGGCTCTCGGGTCTGTCCCAGGCCACCCATACCGCTGTGGTCTCCAAGCCTCGGGAATTTGCCAGCCTCATCCGGAACAAGTTCGGCAGCGCGGACAACATTGCTCACCTGAAGGACACGTTGGATGACGGGCACCCAGAGGAGGCGTCACGGGCTCTCAGCGGCAGTGCCACCCTGGTCTCCAGCCCCAAGTACGGCAGCGATGACGAGTGCTCCAGTGCCACCTCCGGCTCGGCTGGTGGCAGCAACTCAGGGGCAGGACCCGGTGGCTTGGGGAGCCCCAAGTCCAACACACTGGACAGCCACCACAATAACTTCGACACCATCCTGGAGGAGCTCCGGGAGATCAAGGACAGCCAGTCGCACCTGGAGGACTCCATGGAGGACCTCAAGGCCCAGCTTCAGCGGGATTACACCTACATGACACAGTGCTTGCAAGAGGAGCGGTACAG GTACGAGcgcctggaggagcagctgaaCGACCTCACCGAGCTGCACCAGAACGAAATGACCAACCTGAAGCAGGAGTTGGCCAGCATGGAGGAGAAGGTGGCCTACCAGTCCTACGAGAGGGCACGGGACATCCAG GAGGCGGTGGAGTCCTGCCTGACGCGGGTGAccaagctggagctgcagcaacagcagcagcaggtggtgCAGCTGGAAGGAGTGGAGAACGCCAACGCCCGGGCGCTGCTGGGCAAGTTCATCAACGTCATCCTGGCCCTGATGGCCGTGCTGCTCGTCTTCGTCTCCACCATCGCCAACTTCATCACCCCGCTCATGAAGACCCGCATGCGCATCCTCAGCACTGCCCTGCtcgtcctcttcctcttcttcctctggaaGCACTGGGACTCCATCACCTACTTTCTGGAGCACGTCCTGCTCCC
- the TMCC2 gene encoding transmembrane and coiled-coil domains protein 2 isoform X2, giving the protein MELDKGDVTALSLPSAAGHGDADGTVCLDVPDGTPDPHRTKAAIEHLHQKILKITEQIKIEQEARDDNVAEYLKLANNADKQQASRIKQVFEKKNQKSAQTIAQLHKKLEHYHKKLKEIEQNGPSRQPKDVFRDMHQGLKDVGANVRSSISGFGGGVVEGVKGGLSGLSQATHTAVVSKPREFASLIRNKFGSADNIAHLKDTLDDGHPEEASRALSGSATLVSSPKYGSDDECSSATSGSAGGSNSGAGPGGLGSPKSNTLDSHHNNFDTILEELREIKDSQSHLEDSMEDLKAQLQRDYTYMTQCLQEERYRYERLEEQLNDLTELHQNEMTNLKQELASMEEKVAYQSYERARDIQEAVESCLTRVTKLELQQQQQQVVQLEGVENANARALLGKFINVILALMAVLLVFVSTIANFITPLMKTRMRILSTALLVLFLFFLWKHWDSITYFLEHVLLPS; this is encoded by the exons ATGGAG CTGGACAAGGGGGACGTGACCGCGCTCAGCCTGCCCTCCGCCGCCGGGCACGGCGATGCCGACGGCACCGTCTGCCTGGACGTCCCCGATGGCACCCCAGACCCTCACAGGACAAAAGCCGCCATCGAGCACCTGCACCAGAAGATCCTcaagatcacggagcagatcaAGATCGAGCAGGAGGCGCGGGATGACAACGTGGCCGAGTACCTGAAGCTGGCCAACAACGCGGACAAGCAGCAAGCCTCCCGCATCAAGCAGGTTTTTGAGAAGAAGAACCAGAAGTCGGCGCAGACCATTGCACAGCTGCACAAGAAGCTGGAGCACTACCACAAGAAGCTGAAGGAGATCGAGCAGAACGGCCCTTCCCGGCAGCCCAAGGATGTCTTCCGGGACATGCACCAGGGTCTTAAGGACGTGGGTGCCAACGTTCGCTCCAGCATCAGCGGCTTCGGCGGTGGCGTGGTGGAGGGCGTCAAGGGAGGGCTCTCGGGTCTGTCCCAGGCCACCCATACCGCTGTGGTCTCCAAGCCTCGGGAATTTGCCAGCCTCATCCGGAACAAGTTCGGCAGCGCGGACAACATTGCTCACCTGAAGGACACGTTGGATGACGGGCACCCAGAGGAGGCGTCACGGGCTCTCAGCGGCAGTGCCACCCTGGTCTCCAGCCCCAAGTACGGCAGCGATGACGAGTGCTCCAGTGCCACCTCCGGCTCGGCTGGTGGCAGCAACTCAGGGGCAGGACCCGGTGGCTTGGGGAGCCCCAAGTCCAACACACTGGACAGCCACCACAATAACTTCGACACCATCCTGGAGGAGCTCCGGGAGATCAAGGACAGCCAGTCGCACCTGGAGGACTCCATGGAGGACCTCAAGGCCCAGCTTCAGCGGGATTACACCTACATGACACAGTGCTTGCAAGAGGAGCGGTACAG GTACGAGcgcctggaggagcagctgaaCGACCTCACCGAGCTGCACCAGAACGAAATGACCAACCTGAAGCAGGAGTTGGCCAGCATGGAGGAGAAGGTGGCCTACCAGTCCTACGAGAGGGCACGGGACATCCAG GAGGCGGTGGAGTCCTGCCTGACGCGGGTGAccaagctggagctgcagcaacagcagcagcaggtggtgCAGCTGGAAGGAGTGGAGAACGCCAACGCCCGGGCGCTGCTGGGCAAGTTCATCAACGTCATCCTGGCCCTGATGGCCGTGCTGCTCGTCTTCGTCTCCACCATCGCCAACTTCATCACCCCGCTCATGAAGACCCGCATGCGCATCCTCAGCACTGCCCTGCtcgtcctcttcctcttcttcctctggaaGCACTGGGACTCCATCACCTACTTTCTGGAGCACGTCCTGCTCCC